Proteins found in one Triticum urartu cultivar G1812 chromosome 4, Tu2.1, whole genome shotgun sequence genomic segment:
- the LOC125551270 gene encoding meiosis-specific protein PAIR3-like isoform X2 codes for MAEIEKLNIQKATSSDYWSLASNLYPSGKFPKVSIGIPTPRPGSVSRSRDAATVPAFERNPSQGTDGRSRPLKGYSASFRVSQEAADHGGSATEAPEAAPVKASLSQPDDHAREQTGTFSFGTRKEQDSQLDQLQETPFVNSQGKRQVESADKTKPNSEVLRMKLWEILGTSQTKQTVASPNPEDNETPNQPKSLTANGPSSGNKKVYASPFPDNIKTPDLLNCQTATYAKSKPSSDPIESDSGTPQVVEIRPVTRTLGRKKAPAASKKQDKSQSAKKQLSTSCSAPKKKTLDNVFIFDEKCTSKTAGKSAIGNSGCLRNLRSSNRKAKVELKKVHCSDMISDKITPDDRGGQLSSRNAPSENKGEKTTSFSSLSRTGKTAESCSRSPTREKRLNGMAKVGPQKMQFSEKLLPTTLNAGEDKLSSQNISSKSKENYSSLLHRKENANLSKASDRSPQAHKAAGNNFNSPPSGTASASPEPKMYPWDNEANPQVNCKLGEKFASPLADRFRDMRDDFVSPTFATNVNGYRDGSEMLHDDTYSPKYPKSNRSRSSSYASDPGSEPLDGMDKTDELCNSGSPNSPEESEDKKQPILSPIPRTEDEMAQISIPSFGKGYKSRKWLSDVDSPDRSPPENLDRKSHLKEGRRGKRRLPSPIPFATSGTQETIMSDKEPVQCPDDYLTRAFDQLLVVLGRFQTKIKSETRNKSSQILAGTGEIIRQHLEGVEVQMQDDVDKLVNAGKSKRKRLESTFEEQQEQLRVLHEKFKEEVNQQLLGCKNSLEEFEAYHAELKGVADKQKASHKKLLQHAERTVASQLNDAEIKISEVQKRARKKMNGLKHVLKELITETAY; via the exons ATGGCGGAAATTGAAAAGCTGAATATCCAGAAA GCTACATCAAGTGATTACTGGAGTTTGGCCAGCAACCTGTATCCATCTGGTAAATTTCCTAAGGTATCAATTGGCATCCCAACTCCAAGGCCAGGTTCTGTATCAAGAAGCAGAGATGCTGCTACTGTCCCTGCATTCGAGAGGAACCCGTCTCAGGGAACTGATGGAAGATCTAGACCCCTGAAAGGTTATAGTGCTTCATTCCGGGTCTCACAAGAAGCTGCAGACCATGGCGGATCTGCTACAGAGGCACCCGAAGCCGCCCCTGTTAAGGCTTCTCTATCACAACCTGATGACCATGCACGTGAGCAAACCGGAACCTTTTCCTTTGGAACAAGAAAAGAACAAGACAGCCAGCTTGACCAACTGCAAGAGACGCCCTTCGTGAATTCACAAGGAAAGCGCCAAGTGGAATCTGCAGATAAAACCAAACCCAACAGCGAAGTTCTCAGGATGAAGCTGTGGGAGATCCTTGGTACATCACAAACCAAGCAGACTGTTGCTTCACCAAACCCTGAAGACAATGAGACACCTAACCAACCTAAAAGTTTAACTGCCAATGGACCATCTTCAGGGAACAAGAAGGTCTACGCATCACCTTTTCCTGATAATATCAAGACACCTGATCTGCTGAACTGTCAAACAGCTACCTATGCAAAGAGTAAACCATCCTCTGATCCAATTGAGTCAGATTCGGGTACTCCACAAGTAGTTGAAATAAGGCCTGTTACTCGCACCTTGGGTCGCAAGAAAGCACCAGCAGCCTCCAAGAAGCAGGATAAGAGCCAGAGTGCAAAGAAACAGTTGTCTACTTCATGTTCTGCACCCAAAAAGAAAACACTGGACAATGTATTTATTTTTGATGAGAAATGCACATCCAAAACTGCGGGGAAATCTGCAATTGGTAACTCTGGCTGCTTGAGAAATCTTAGAAGCTCAAATAGGAAGGCTAAAGTAGAGCTTAAGAAGGTCCATTGTTCTGACATGATTTCTGACAAGATCACACCGGATGATAGGGGAGGACAGCTATCTTCTAGAAATGCACCATCAGAGAATAAAGGAGAGAAAACCacctccttttcttctttgtcACGAACTGGGAAAACTGCTGAGAGCTGTTCTAGAAGCCCTACAAGGGAGAAACGGCTGAATGGAATGGCTAAAGTTGGGCCTCAGAAGATGCAGTTTTCAGAAAAGTTGCTGCCCACGACACTGAATGCAGGTGAAGATAAGCTCTCTTCTCAGAATATTTCATCAAAGAGCAAGGAAAATTATTCTTCATTGCTGCACCGCAAGGAGAATGCTAATTTGAGCAAAGCTTCAGACAGAAGCCCCCAGGCACATAAAGCAGCGGGAAATAATTTTAACTCGCCACCATCTGGTACTGCTAGTGCATCACCTGAACCGAAAATGTACCCATGGGACAATGAGGCAAATCCCCAGGTAAATTGTAAACTCGGAGAGAAGTTTGCCAGTCCATTGGCAGACAGATTCAGAGACATGCGAGATGACTTTGTGAGTCCTACTTTTGCAACTAATGTAAATGGCTACCGCGATGGAAGTGAAATGCTACATGATGACACATACAGCCCCAAGTATCCAAAAAGTAACAGGTCAAGATCAAGTTCCTATGCTTCTGATCCAGGGTCTGAGCCATTG GATGGGATGGATAAAACCGATGAGTTATGTAACAGTGGATCTCCTAATTCTCCAGAAGAAAGCGAGGACAAAAAACAACCAATTCTTTCACCCATTCCGCGAACTGAAGATGAAATGGCTCAAATTTCTATTCCAAGCTTTGGGAAAG GATATAAATCTCGCAAATGGCTTTCAGATGTAGACAGCCCTGATAGATCTCCTCCAGAAAATCTGGATAGGAAATCACATCTAAAAGAGGGTAGAAGAGGCAAACGGCGCTTGCCTTCGCCAATTCCTTTTGCTACTTCTG GAACACAAGAAACTATAATGTCAGACAAAGAACCAGTGCAATGCCCAGATGACTACCTAACCAG GGCTTTTGATCAGTTACTGGTGGTGCTGGGAAGGTTTCAAACCAAGATCAAGTCTGAAacaagaaacaaaagttctcagataCTGGCAGGTACTGGAGAGATAATACGCCAGCACCTCGAGGGAGTTGAGGTGCAGATGCAGGATGATGT GGATAAGCTGGTCAATGCAGGGAAATCTAAAAGAAAGCGACTAGAATCAACATTTGAAG AGCAACAAGAACAGTTAAGGGTTCTTCATGAGAAGTTTAAGGAGGAGGTTAATCAGCAGTTGCTTGGTTGCAAGAACTCTCTTGAGGAATTTGAAGCCTATCATGCAGAGCTGAAGGGAGTAGCTGACAAGCAAA AAGCATCACACAAGAAGCTCCTCCAACATGCTGAGAGAACAGTTGCTTCTCAGCTCAACGATGCTGAAATCAAAATCTCGGAGGTTCAGAAG AGAGCCCGGAAGAAGATGAATGGCCTAAAACACGTGCTCAAGGAGCTCATCACCGAAACTG
- the LOC125551270 gene encoding meiosis-specific protein PAIR3-like isoform X1 has translation MAEIEKLNIQKATSSDYWSLASNLYPSGKFPKVSIGIPTPRPGSVSRSRDAATVPAFERNPSQGTDGRSRPLKGYSASFRVSQEAADHGGSATEAPEAAPVKASLSQPDDHAREQTGTFSFGTRKEQDSQLDQLQETPFVNSQGKRQVESADKTKPNSEVLRMKLWEILGTSQTKQTVASPNPEDNETPNQPKSLTANGPSSGNKKVYASPFPDNIKTPDLLNCQTATYAKSKPSSDPIESDSGTPQVVEIRPVTRTLGRKKAPAASKKQDKSQSAKKQLSTSCSAPKKKTLDNVFIFDEKCTSKTAGKSAIGNSGCLRNLRSSNRKAKVELKKVHCSDMISDKITPDDRGGQLSSRNAPSENKGEKTTSFSSLSRTGKTAESCSRSPTREKRLNGMAKVGPQKMQFSEKLLPTTLNAGEDKLSSQNISSKSKENYSSLLHRKENANLSKASDRSPQAHKAAGNNFNSPPSGTASASPEPKMYPWDNEANPQVNCKLGEKFASPLADRFRDMRDDFVSPTFATNVNGYRDGSEMLHDDTYSPKYPKSNRSRSSSYASDPGSEPLDGMDKTDELCNSGSPNSPEESEDKKQPILSPIPRTEDEMAQISIPSFGKGYKSRKWLSDVDSPDRSPPENLDRKSHLKEGRRGKRRLPSPIPFATSVHSGTQETIMSDKEPVQCPDDYLTRAFDQLLVVLGRFQTKIKSETRNKSSQILAGTGEIIRQHLEGVEVQMQDDVDKLVNAGKSKRKRLESTFEEQQEQLRVLHEKFKEEVNQQLLGCKNSLEEFEAYHAELKGVADKQKASHKKLLQHAERTVASQLNDAEIKISEVQKRARKKMNGLKHVLKELITETAY, from the exons ATGGCGGAAATTGAAAAGCTGAATATCCAGAAA GCTACATCAAGTGATTACTGGAGTTTGGCCAGCAACCTGTATCCATCTGGTAAATTTCCTAAGGTATCAATTGGCATCCCAACTCCAAGGCCAGGTTCTGTATCAAGAAGCAGAGATGCTGCTACTGTCCCTGCATTCGAGAGGAACCCGTCTCAGGGAACTGATGGAAGATCTAGACCCCTGAAAGGTTATAGTGCTTCATTCCGGGTCTCACAAGAAGCTGCAGACCATGGCGGATCTGCTACAGAGGCACCCGAAGCCGCCCCTGTTAAGGCTTCTCTATCACAACCTGATGACCATGCACGTGAGCAAACCGGAACCTTTTCCTTTGGAACAAGAAAAGAACAAGACAGCCAGCTTGACCAACTGCAAGAGACGCCCTTCGTGAATTCACAAGGAAAGCGCCAAGTGGAATCTGCAGATAAAACCAAACCCAACAGCGAAGTTCTCAGGATGAAGCTGTGGGAGATCCTTGGTACATCACAAACCAAGCAGACTGTTGCTTCACCAAACCCTGAAGACAATGAGACACCTAACCAACCTAAAAGTTTAACTGCCAATGGACCATCTTCAGGGAACAAGAAGGTCTACGCATCACCTTTTCCTGATAATATCAAGACACCTGATCTGCTGAACTGTCAAACAGCTACCTATGCAAAGAGTAAACCATCCTCTGATCCAATTGAGTCAGATTCGGGTACTCCACAAGTAGTTGAAATAAGGCCTGTTACTCGCACCTTGGGTCGCAAGAAAGCACCAGCAGCCTCCAAGAAGCAGGATAAGAGCCAGAGTGCAAAGAAACAGTTGTCTACTTCATGTTCTGCACCCAAAAAGAAAACACTGGACAATGTATTTATTTTTGATGAGAAATGCACATCCAAAACTGCGGGGAAATCTGCAATTGGTAACTCTGGCTGCTTGAGAAATCTTAGAAGCTCAAATAGGAAGGCTAAAGTAGAGCTTAAGAAGGTCCATTGTTCTGACATGATTTCTGACAAGATCACACCGGATGATAGGGGAGGACAGCTATCTTCTAGAAATGCACCATCAGAGAATAAAGGAGAGAAAACCacctccttttcttctttgtcACGAACTGGGAAAACTGCTGAGAGCTGTTCTAGAAGCCCTACAAGGGAGAAACGGCTGAATGGAATGGCTAAAGTTGGGCCTCAGAAGATGCAGTTTTCAGAAAAGTTGCTGCCCACGACACTGAATGCAGGTGAAGATAAGCTCTCTTCTCAGAATATTTCATCAAAGAGCAAGGAAAATTATTCTTCATTGCTGCACCGCAAGGAGAATGCTAATTTGAGCAAAGCTTCAGACAGAAGCCCCCAGGCACATAAAGCAGCGGGAAATAATTTTAACTCGCCACCATCTGGTACTGCTAGTGCATCACCTGAACCGAAAATGTACCCATGGGACAATGAGGCAAATCCCCAGGTAAATTGTAAACTCGGAGAGAAGTTTGCCAGTCCATTGGCAGACAGATTCAGAGACATGCGAGATGACTTTGTGAGTCCTACTTTTGCAACTAATGTAAATGGCTACCGCGATGGAAGTGAAATGCTACATGATGACACATACAGCCCCAAGTATCCAAAAAGTAACAGGTCAAGATCAAGTTCCTATGCTTCTGATCCAGGGTCTGAGCCATTG GATGGGATGGATAAAACCGATGAGTTATGTAACAGTGGATCTCCTAATTCTCCAGAAGAAAGCGAGGACAAAAAACAACCAATTCTTTCACCCATTCCGCGAACTGAAGATGAAATGGCTCAAATTTCTATTCCAAGCTTTGGGAAAG GATATAAATCTCGCAAATGGCTTTCAGATGTAGACAGCCCTGATAGATCTCCTCCAGAAAATCTGGATAGGAAATCACATCTAAAAGAGGGTAGAAGAGGCAAACGGCGCTTGCCTTCGCCAATTCCTTTTGCTACTTCTG TTCATTCAGGAACACAAGAAACTATAATGTCAGACAAAGAACCAGTGCAATGCCCAGATGACTACCTAACCAG GGCTTTTGATCAGTTACTGGTGGTGCTGGGAAGGTTTCAAACCAAGATCAAGTCTGAAacaagaaacaaaagttctcagataCTGGCAGGTACTGGAGAGATAATACGCCAGCACCTCGAGGGAGTTGAGGTGCAGATGCAGGATGATGT GGATAAGCTGGTCAATGCAGGGAAATCTAAAAGAAAGCGACTAGAATCAACATTTGAAG AGCAACAAGAACAGTTAAGGGTTCTTCATGAGAAGTTTAAGGAGGAGGTTAATCAGCAGTTGCTTGGTTGCAAGAACTCTCTTGAGGAATTTGAAGCCTATCATGCAGAGCTGAAGGGAGTAGCTGACAAGCAAA AAGCATCACACAAGAAGCTCCTCCAACATGCTGAGAGAACAGTTGCTTCTCAGCTCAACGATGCTGAAATCAAAATCTCGGAGGTTCAGAAG AGAGCCCGGAAGAAGATGAATGGCCTAAAACACGTGCTCAAGGAGCTCATCACCGAAACTG